DNA sequence from the Bombus pyrosoma isolate SC7728 linkage group LG12, ASM1482585v1, whole genome shotgun sequence genome:
TCTAGAAATATCGTCGTTTGTTAGAATTAGAATTATCGTCGTCTCAGTTTttctaagaaagaaaatatatttttctctaacGTTTTTAAGAAAGATTGGTGATACAATTCCTAGAAAATACTTCTTAGAAAATGCAGACAATTCTgcgagaaacgaagagaagcATTAAGACTCCGAAATAGGTTCGCAGAAGTATATTAACAATCGTCGAACTgcgaatttcttaaaaatgaaatcataGTGGCGATCGTGGGATTTGGATGATGTTTCAGGTGGAGAATGAGTATGGAAGTTACGCGTGCGACACGGAATACTTAAGTCGACTCAGAGACATAATGAGACAGAAGATCGGCACGAAGGCGCTTCTGTATTCGACTGATGGATCAAACGTGAACATGCTACGTTGCGGATTTATACCAGAGGTTTATGCCACCGTCGATTTTGGACCCAACACGAACGTGACGaaaaactttgaaataatGCGCATGTATCAGCCACGAGCAAGTATctacgaataattaaaatcgtaataatttgCACAGTAAGACAGACCGATCGTTGATCATCGTACAGTTGCAATTATTAaacgtgaatttttaattacatgcATCGTATTGAAGTGACAATATCGGTGACGCATCACCAAGTATTTTGATTGAATTTCACATGCacatacgtataaataaatttatctccaattttttacaatatttgtgGACAGATTTTGCGAAACATTTATTACTctcgttatttaaatatgactttatatagaaattgcgAATGTGTATAACGCAACAGTTGTTAGACACGTGTACAGTGTATATCGACATATGCACATTCTCCTTCAAGGCTACATCGCGTTATAAGTGTCGTATCACGTAAGGTTGAGACCTACGAGTATGATCAGAGACATTCGTAATATGCCAGTGTTCAAAACGTAGAATACGTGTTTAGATTTACGTATTTGAAATACGCTTCTACGTAAAATCAATAGAACTTAATTCGAACGAGATACTAATAAGAAACGATTGCTCtactttttctatttgtcCTTTTAAACGACTTGTCGGTCAAATCGAATAActcttaataattttttctttttaaatggcTGTGTTTCGTTTCTCCTTAGGGTCCCTTAGTAAATTCAGAATTTTATCCCGGATGGTTGACACACTGGCAGGAACCGTTTCAAATAGTGCAAACCGCAACAGTTACGAAAACCTTAGATGAAATGCTATCTTTGGGTGCTTCTGTTAACATATACATGTTCTACGGTGGAACAAATTTTGGTTATACCGCTGGTtggtacaatttttctaatttctatgaGAAATTGAGAAcaagttttttttaatttttcctcaaaaaaaaaaaaaaacggctAGAACACGCGTcaaatcgttgaaaaataccaaaaaagaaataagaaaggaaattCTCGGTACACGTGTCGCGTCTGCGAGTTCCTTTTccgagaagaaaatttcaataatattccTAGATAGGTTTCTCAGCGGGTGGGAAAACTATCGGTTTATtaattgaagaatttaattgTATCGTGTTCGATGCACAGTACATGACATATACTTCTATAATAAATCTTAATATTCAGAAACTCTTCGTCTCATCTACAGCTTCGACAgctgtataatatacatgtacatagaGATACTAACTCGAACGCACGATGCCACAGGTGCTAACGGTGGTCACAACACATACAACCCGCAATTGACCTCTTACGATTACGATGCTCCGTTAACCGAAGCTGGTGATCCAACGTCGAAGTACTTCGGCATCAGAAACGTCATATCCAAGGTATTATTCGTGATTCTCCAAGAAACTCGGACAACCTTCTTGTCTTTTTTCCccaatttataataataattgatgaaAATCGTGGTATACGTTACTCTTACGTCTCGTTAAACAGCATCTCTTTTTTCCTACAGTATTTACCATTGCCAAACATGTCCCTTCCATCGCCATCTCCAAAAGGAGATTACGGTACGGTTCCTCTAATgccaattttaaaattattcgaaccTCGTGCCCGACAATTATTTGGAACGATCATGGTCGAAGCAACGAACCCATTGACGTTCGAAGAACTGGGACTGCCTCATTGGCTGGTACTATACGAGACCTATCTGGTACGTGGCTTCACGGATCCTGCGATTTTACACGCCAAGGTTCGGGACAGAGCGTTGGCCTACGTAGACGATCACCTCGTTGGAGTTCTAAGCCGTACCGATAATATCTACGATATAAGTATAGAGGAGCCTTACGGAAAAAGACTGAAGCTACTGGTCGAGAACCAAGGACGATTGAACTATGGAAGTGGACTTCGCGATTATAAGGTCAGCTAGTCAATTTCATCGTTCCTTGACACAATTTCATCGAAGTGGATTAACGCGTGGTAGTCTGATTTTTCTTAGACATTGCGAAGCAAATATTAAAGCTAGCTTAACCAATCTTCTGCCGATCGAATTCGTTTCTCTGAGCCGCCAACACTCGAACGGCGCATTATTCGAACGAGAAATCCTGAAGAAAATAGGACGATCTTACGTAGCTATAAAACTAACGATAAATTCGCGCATTATCTTATTCGTTGAACGTTCCTTCTGTTTACTAGGGTGTTTCAGAGGTAACCCTAAACGGTATTTCCCTTGTCTCTTGGAAAATGACTGGATTCCGTCTGGATAGCGTGCCGTCTATTCCTCTCGACGACATCGAATCCACCCTATCCATAAGCAAAACTCTTCGCGATGGCCCAGTTATACTTCGAGGAAACTTTTCAATCTCTGGCCAACCGATGGACACTTATCTAAACACCGATGGTTGGGGCAAGGGAGTTGCTTTCGTCAACGGACGCAATTTAGGTCGATATTGGCCGCTGGTCGGTCCTCAAATCACTCTCTACGTTCCTGCAACTTATTTGAGAACAGGTGAAAACGAGTTGTTGCTGGTTGAATTGGAATATATACCGGTGTCCAAGGAGATGAAGTTGCAAAAGGAACCAATCTTTTTCTACAAAGATCGATATTCCAATAGGCAGGATAACTCGAACGATATACGTGTTTTAGTCTAATCGTTGCTCGGACGACTTTTACGAAGCCTTTAGTCGTCTTCGTTCTTAAAAGACCGGTTATCGTGAGTCGTGTTCAGGATGATTGCTGCGTAATGATGTTCCGTGGGAAATtgtacgaaaaaaataaattttatactgaTACGCAATTGGGAATTTCTCTTCGATAAGTATATTTCCCTAATTCGTTATTACAATTCgactgtggatatttatgcacgctttttatgaagataattaaaataacgagaattagcctttggatattttatataattttgtacatcCGCGCATCTTTTGCAGCCTGAAATTTCTCATgaacgcataaaaattcgtagtctgattataattatcgtagaGCCAgcttattaaaagataaacgTTACGTTGATGGagaatcgaaattaataacgataataataatcggtGACGATCTAATTTCGGGCATACGAAGATGTGCTCGTTTGATTTATTACACAGATAAGATTTGCTTACAGTCTATATTTATACTATGTGTTCGACGTATCGTACacttcgattattttaattacttggGATAATGAAAAGGTATCCAAGAAGTCCAAGAATAAATCGCGGAAAGTTGTAAATGGTTCCTGTTTACTTCTTCAAAAGTAAACgcattaatcgatatttcgttttcCGCGTTCGAAGAATCAGCGGTGGTATTTCGAATTGGCAGATCGAGATCGTGAGACTGCTCGTgcgatcgtaaattatttatcatggCAAATTGTTTCTTGCATATGTTACAACGATGCGGCCTGTTTCCTGAAAACAAATCAACGGTTCAGctcttattttattctatgaaaCAGTTCGCAGATAGTTTACCATAATTAAACTTAATCTTTCGATAAAAGCTGGAAACATCGATTAAGATATAAAGATACCGAAAGACgaacaattacaatatatatactttcatACAAACGTTTTAAAGCatgtgaatttatttttataaatgagagattattattttcgaaaaggaaaaattactCCTACTCTATGATATGGTTCACAGACTGTCAAACATCCATCGGTTGTTAGTTCTTACACTTCGCCGtgtctaattaatattaattaccaGTGTGCACTTGCATGTGATGATGTAGAGCTCCAGGTTTACAGAATCCTCGATTGCAGACTGAGCATCGCATCGGCCAGTTACCACTGTGAGAATAACCGTGAGCTCTTAAATCACCAGGCGTTGGAAAAGAACGTCCGCATTCGTTGCATTTATGCGGTTTTTCCTGCATATtgcattttacttttatacattAGACTTTGCGATATCGTTTACAACAAGTGGCAGCAAATTAAACGAAGTAAGCTTGCTTGTTCGTTTTACTCGCGACACTTTATGCATAGTTGAAAGGATTAAAAGaagatcgataaatattaaagactAATAAAAACCTTATAATGTGTCATTCGATGATAATACAAATTTGACGAAGCAGTGAAACGCTTTCCGCACATTGGACATTCGTGTGGCCGTTCTCCAGTGTGTATTCTGACATGTGTATTCAAGGAGCTACTTGTACTGAACATTTTTCCACAGACGGCGCAACCATGTGGCTTTTCACCTATTAACGAGCGTAATTTGtcatttcattgaaatataattttattccaacaaaAATTGTCTA
Encoded proteins:
- the LOC122573785 gene encoding beta-galactosidase-like isoform X1, which translates into the protein MIFIQINNILIEDLYRFKRRSKTLSRSHCRPRNGSFACPEAADPGRSHPEATASVLHRYTGKILTYSDKMWTVLLTLAVTSAMGEVVNIHVNNDTQSKFSFEVDYENNQFLLDGKPFRYVSGSFHYFRTPRQYWRDRLRKMRAAGLNAVSTYVEWSLHQPTENEWHWTGDADVVEFINIAQEEGLLVLLRPGPYICAERDFGGLPYWLLARAPDINLRTNDPRYMKYVEIYLNEILDKVQPYLRGNGGPIIMVQVENEYGSYACDTEYLSRLRDIMRQKIGTKALLYSTDGSNVNMLRCGFIPEVYATVDFGPNTNVTKNFEIMRMYQPRGPLVNSEFYPGWLTHWQEPFQIVQTATVTKTLDEMLSLGASVNIYMFYGGTNFGYTAGANGGHNTYNPQLTSYDYDAPLTEAGDPTSKYFGIRNVISKYLPLPNMSLPSPSPKGDYGTVPLMPILKLFEPRARQLFGTIMVEATNPLTFEELGLPHWLVLYETYLVRGFTDPAILHAKVRDRALAYVDDHLVGVLSRTDNIYDISIEEPYGKRLKLLVENQGRLNYGSGLRDYKGVSEVTLNGISLVSWKMTGFRLDSVPSIPLDDIESTLSISKTLRDGPVILRGNFSISGQPMDTYLNTDGWGKGVAFVNGRNLGRYWPLVGPQITLYVPATYLRTGENELLLVELEYIPVSKEMKLQKEPIFFYKDRYSNRQDNSNDIRVLV
- the LOC122573788 gene encoding gastrula zinc finger protein XlCGF7.1-like, whose translation is MSVCSVVQDAPLDLSCRNPERKTNLLNSSKFQRCLPCQTCGKNFDRPSLLKRHLRTHTGEKPHGCAVCGKMFSTSSSLNTHVRIHTGERPHECPMCGKRFTASSNLYYHRMTHYKEKPHKCNECGRSFPTPGDLRAHGYSHSGNWPMRCSVCNRGFCKPGALHHHMQVHTGNRPHRCNICKKQFAMINNLRSHEQSHDLDLPIRNTTADSSNAENEISINAFTFEEVNRNHLQLSAIYSWTSWIPFHYPK
- the LOC122573785 gene encoding beta-galactosidase-like isoform X2, with product MWTVLLTLAVTSAMGEVVNIHVNNDTQSKFSFEVDYENNQFLLDGKPFRYVSGSFHYFRTPRQYWRDRLRKMRAAGLNAVSTYVEWSLHQPTENEWHWTGDADVVEFINIAQEEGLLVLLRPGPYICAERDFGGLPYWLLARAPDINLRTNDPRYMKYVEIYLNEILDKVQPYLRGNGGPIIMVQVENEYGSYACDTEYLSRLRDIMRQKIGTKALLYSTDGSNVNMLRCGFIPEVYATVDFGPNTNVTKNFEIMRMYQPRGPLVNSEFYPGWLTHWQEPFQIVQTATVTKTLDEMLSLGASVNIYMFYGGTNFGYTAGANGGHNTYNPQLTSYDYDAPLTEAGDPTSKYFGIRNVISKYLPLPNMSLPSPSPKGDYGTVPLMPILKLFEPRARQLFGTIMVEATNPLTFEELGLPHWLVLYETYLVRGFTDPAILHAKVRDRALAYVDDHLVGVLSRTDNIYDISIEEPYGKRLKLLVENQGRLNYGSGLRDYKGVSEVTLNGISLVSWKMTGFRLDSVPSIPLDDIESTLSISKTLRDGPVILRGNFSISGQPMDTYLNTDGWGKGVAFVNGRNLGRYWPLVGPQITLYVPATYLRTGENELLLVELEYIPVSKEMKLQKEPIFFYKDRYSNRQDNSNDIRVLV